One part of the Sporosarcina ureae genome encodes these proteins:
- a CDS encoding CPBP family intramembrane glutamic endopeptidase gives MDQVHNGFEKRTQESKTKDMIIVFTSFTFICIAILFALLVYDILTIQNLLSFDQPMESIMIVAVSSIALVIYGVVLTFTIPFNFIDDNNNSYQDDSLPRIFLFMFIAAVFEETFFRGIIQNVLFLYISHEWGAILLTTGLFLLIHTQYFKKPIMLLNICIPSLVFGWIYFETNNLLVPIFVHFIMNVGMTILFKYKLINFKK, from the coding sequence ATGGATCAAGTTCACAATGGGTTTGAAAAAAGAACACAAGAATCCAAAACTAAAGATATGATTATCGTATTTACTTCATTTACGTTTATTTGTATAGCTATCCTATTTGCCTTGTTAGTTTACGACATTCTCACCATACAAAATCTACTTTCATTTGATCAACCAATGGAATCTATCATGATTGTAGCTGTGTCATCCATTGCTTTAGTCATATACGGAGTCGTTCTGACTTTTACGATTCCATTTAATTTTATCGATGATAACAATAATTCCTATCAAGACGATTCACTGCCAAGGATTTTCCTGTTTATGTTCATTGCCGCAGTATTTGAAGAGACATTCTTTAGGGGCATCATTCAAAACGTACTTTTCCTTTATATATCCCACGAATGGGGTGCTATTTTATTAACGACTGGTTTGTTTTTGCTCATACATACCCAATACTTTAAAAAGCCTATTATGTTACTGAATATTTGCATCCCAAGCTTAGTTTTTGGTTGGATTTACTTTGAAACGAACAATCTGCTAGTGCCGATTTTTGTTCATTTCATCATGAATGTTGGGATGACTATATTATTCAAATATAAATTAATAAATTTCAAGAAATGA
- a CDS encoding TIGR04104 family putative zinc finger protein, which produces MPTCQICHNKWSWIQTIKKTSTLNPTMTCPHCDKTQYQTQKSKGKMGILTLIVLLPLVIQLFFDIPGTIIFSLFPILFILVLILYPFIVKLSSQETYIGE; this is translated from the coding sequence ATGCCAACATGCCAAATTTGTCATAATAAATGGAGTTGGATACAAACAATAAAAAAGACTTCCACATTGAACCCTACCATGACTTGCCCTCACTGCGATAAAACACAGTATCAAACGCAAAAATCTAAGGGGAAAATGGGTATATTAACTTTGATTGTTTTATTGCCATTAGTTATTCAATTGTTTTTTGACATTCCGGGGACTATAATATTCAGCTTATTTCCTATTTTATTTATTTTGGTTCTGATTCTGTATCCATTTATAGTGAAGTTAAGTAGCCAAGAGACGTACATAGGGGAGTAG
- a CDS encoding VOC family protein, with the protein MSKGLLHHVEIYVSDLKRTINFWGWFLEELGYSSFQEWKSGQSWKLDDTYLVFVQTEERFLDVPYHRSRVGLNHLAFHAASRQHVDDITEKLKSKGISILYTKKHPFAGGKDYYAVYFEDPDRIKVELVAP; encoded by the coding sequence TTGTCGAAAGGATTACTTCATCACGTTGAGATATATGTTTCGGATTTGAAAAGAACAATCAATTTTTGGGGTTGGTTTCTTGAGGAATTAGGATACAGCTCCTTTCAAGAGTGGAAAAGCGGACAAAGTTGGAAATTAGATGATACTTATCTAGTTTTTGTTCAAACAGAAGAACGTTTCCTTGACGTCCCCTATCATAGATCTAGAGTGGGATTAAATCATTTAGCATTTCACGCTGCTTCACGTCAACACGTCGATGACATAACAGAGAAATTGAAAAGTAAGGGGATTTCTATACTTTATACAAAGAAGCATCCATTCGCTGGTGGAAAGGACTATTATGCTGTTTATTTTGAAGACCCAGACAGAATAAAAGTGGAGCTTGTAGCCCCTTAA